A single window of Streptomyces aquilus DNA harbors:
- a CDS encoding penicillin acylase family protein: protein MPRRTSRTALDRLRTPGRLTGFLKTASVCALIAGLLSPLGQVAAAAETAAANDYCGSQCSDILPPGENGNATLAQILLNQAFGTQPDHAEDQLGPYANLAKGYSSLTNATINTFFNDASFGVASDQVASTLKPAGRTDVTIVRDKKTGVPHITGTTRYGTEFGAGYAAAQDRLWLMDVFRHVGRGQLTTFAGGAPSNQGLEQQFWRNAPYSEADLQAQIDNAVAANGTRGQQALADANAYLAGINAYIDASDSGRYFPGEYVLTGHKDSVTNAGTIEHFKITDLVALASVIGALFGSGGGGEVNNAISLLAAQEQYGVTKGTEVWESFRERNDPEAVLTVHNGESFPYATKPTTPQGEALPDAGTVATEPLVYDPTGTGGDQSASKAAATATANALTSAKRGMSNALVVSGAHTASGHPVAVFGPQTGYFAPQLLMLQEIQGPGISARGASFAGLSMYVELGRGQDYSWSATTSGQDIIDTYAVELCQDDFHYLYHGTCTAMDKIEQKNSWAPTTADGTAAGSYTMRVWKTKYGPVAYRATVGGKKVAYTTLRSSYMHEADSIIGFQMLNDPDYVKSPQTFQSAVQHINYTFNWFYADSTHTAYYNSGDNPVRASGVDAEFPVWAQASYEWKNWNATTNTADYTAASAHPNSIDQDYYISWNNKQAKDYTTAPWGDGSVHRGNLLEDRVKKLVAAGGVTRASLVKAMADAALADLRAEDVLPDLLKVINSSTVTDSTAAAAVTKLQAWLTAGGKRTETSAGSKTYADADAIRILDAWWPLLVEAEFEPGLGSGLFTAFQANLPVDESPSAAHGPTGSHAGSSFQYGWWSYVDKDIRAVLGESVQGPLANKYCGGGSLSACRDILISTLKTAAGKTAAQVYPGDDLCSAGNQWCADSIVQRTLGGIKHYNISWQNRPTYQQVVEFTSHR, encoded by the coding sequence ATGCCTCGGCGCACCTCACGCACCGCTCTCGACAGACTGAGAACTCCCGGCAGACTCACCGGGTTCCTGAAGACCGCATCCGTATGCGCCCTGATTGCCGGTCTTTTGTCCCCTCTTGGCCAAGTCGCGGCGGCAGCCGAGACCGCGGCCGCCAACGACTACTGCGGCAGCCAGTGCTCCGACATCCTGCCGCCCGGCGAGAACGGCAACGCCACCCTCGCCCAGATCCTCCTCAACCAGGCCTTCGGCACCCAGCCCGACCACGCCGAGGACCAGCTCGGCCCCTACGCCAACCTGGCCAAGGGCTACTCGTCGCTCACCAACGCCACGATCAACACCTTCTTCAACGACGCCTCGTTCGGCGTGGCCTCCGACCAGGTCGCCTCCACCCTGAAACCCGCCGGCCGCACCGACGTGACGATCGTCCGCGACAAGAAGACGGGTGTGCCGCACATCACCGGTACCACCAGATACGGCACCGAGTTCGGCGCGGGCTATGCCGCGGCCCAGGACCGGCTGTGGCTGATGGACGTCTTCCGGCACGTCGGGCGCGGCCAGCTCACCACCTTCGCCGGCGGCGCCCCCTCCAACCAGGGCCTGGAACAGCAGTTCTGGCGCAACGCCCCCTACAGCGAGGCCGACCTCCAGGCACAGATCGACAACGCGGTCGCGGCCAACGGCACCCGGGGCCAGCAGGCCCTCGCCGACGCCAACGCCTACCTCGCGGGCATCAACGCCTACATCGACGCCTCCGACAGCGGCCGCTACTTCCCCGGCGAGTACGTCCTCACCGGTCACAAGGACTCCGTCACCAACGCCGGCACCATCGAGCACTTCAAGATCACCGACCTGGTCGCGCTGGCCTCCGTCATCGGCGCCCTGTTCGGCTCCGGCGGCGGCGGTGAGGTCAACAACGCGATATCGCTGCTCGCCGCCCAGGAGCAGTACGGCGTGACGAAGGGCACCGAGGTCTGGGAGTCTTTCCGCGAGCGCAACGACCCCGAGGCCGTCCTCACCGTCCACAACGGCGAGAGCTTCCCGTACGCCACCAAGCCCACCACCCCGCAGGGCGAGGCACTCCCCGACGCCGGCACGGTGGCCACCGAGCCGCTGGTCTACGACCCGACCGGCACCGGCGGCGACCAGAGCGCCTCCAAGGCCGCCGCCACGGCCACCGCGAACGCCCTCACCTCGGCCAAGCGCGGCATGTCGAACGCCCTCGTGGTCAGCGGCGCCCACACCGCGAGCGGCCACCCGGTCGCCGTCTTCGGTCCGCAGACCGGCTACTTCGCCCCCCAGCTCCTCATGCTCCAGGAGATCCAGGGCCCCGGCATCAGCGCACGCGGCGCCTCCTTCGCGGGCCTGAGCATGTACGTCGAACTCGGCCGCGGCCAGGACTACTCGTGGTCCGCCACGACCTCCGGCCAGGACATCATCGACACCTACGCCGTCGAGCTGTGCCAGGACGACTTCCACTACCTGTACCACGGCACCTGCACGGCCATGGACAAGATCGAACAGAAGAACTCCTGGGCCCCGACCACGGCCGACGGCACCGCCGCCGGCTCGTACACGATGCGGGTCTGGAAGACGAAGTACGGCCCCGTCGCCTACCGGGCCACCGTCGGCGGCAAGAAGGTCGCCTACACCACGCTGCGCTCGTCGTACATGCACGAGGCCGACTCGATCATCGGCTTCCAGATGCTCAACGACCCCGACTACGTGAAGAGTCCGCAGACCTTCCAGAGCGCGGTGCAGCACATCAACTACACGTTCAACTGGTTCTACGCCGACTCCACGCACACCGCGTACTACAACAGCGGCGACAACCCGGTACGCGCGAGCGGCGTGGACGCGGAGTTCCCGGTGTGGGCGCAGGCGTCGTACGAGTGGAAGAACTGGAACGCGACGACCAACACCGCCGACTACACGGCGGCTTCGGCCCACCCCAACTCCATCGACCAGGACTACTACATCTCCTGGAACAACAAACAGGCGAAGGACTACACGACCGCGCCCTGGGGTGACGGCTCGGTGCATCGCGGCAACCTCCTGGAGGACCGCGTGAAGAAGCTCGTCGCCGCGGGCGGAGTCACCCGGGCCTCGCTGGTGAAGGCGATGGCCGACGCGGCCCTCGCCGACCTGCGCGCGGAGGACGTCCTGCCGGATCTCCTCAAGGTGATCAACAGCAGTACGGTCACCGACTCCACGGCCGCGGCGGCGGTGACCAAGCTCCAGGCCTGGCTCACCGCGGGCGGCAAGCGCACGGAGACGTCGGCGGGTTCGAAGACGTACGCCGACGCGGACGCGATCCGCATCCTGGACGCGTGGTGGCCGCTGCTGGTGGAGGCCGAGTTCGAACCGGGCCTGGGCAGCGGCCTGTTCACCGCCTTCCAGGCCAACCTGCCGGTGGACGAGTCGCCCTCGGCCGCGCACGGCCCGACCGGCTCGCACGCGGGCAGCTCCTTCCAGTACGGCTGGTGGTCCTACGTCGACAAGGACATCCGCGCGGTGCTCGGCGAGTCCGTGCAGGGACCGCTGGCGAACAAGTACTGCGGCGGCGGCAGCCTCAGCGCCTGCCGGGACATCCTGATCAGCACCCTGAAGACGGCGGCCGGCAAGACCGCGGCCCAGGTCTACCCGGGTGACGACCTGTGTTCCGCGGGCAATCAGTGGTGCGCCGACTCGATCGTCCAGCGCACCCTGGGCGGCATCAAGCACTACAACATCAGCTGGCAGAACCGGCCGACCTACCAGCAGGTCGTGGAGTTCACCTCACACCGGTGA
- a CDS encoding LysR family transcriptional regulator, with product MEMRQLRHFMAVVTEGGFTAAARAELIVQSALSTSIRNLERELGADLFDRTGRRVVLTEAGRALLPQARALLAGADAARDAVAAVAGLAAGRVAIGTIQTLTCVDLPAELAAFHQDFPGVQVSVRDATVSELTEALRAGELDLAYLAPDARELPEGLTAYATWHEELVLITAPGHPLAEAGRTLIKDLAEEPFVDFRAGTGLETAVRRLAAHCGLERRITCDVTQAGLLVELVRAGIGVAFVPRPIGERAGLPCVAIRQPEPGRTVVLAGRGARPRNPAAGALLDHLTGAAPAAAGRPGGRRLPAGP from the coding sequence ATGGAGATGCGTCAGCTCCGCCACTTCATGGCGGTCGTCACCGAGGGCGGCTTCACCGCGGCCGCCCGTGCCGAACTCATCGTCCAGTCGGCGCTCAGCACCTCGATCCGCAACCTGGAACGGGAGCTGGGCGCCGATCTGTTCGACCGCACGGGACGGCGGGTGGTGCTCACCGAGGCGGGCCGGGCACTGCTTCCGCAGGCCCGCGCGCTGCTGGCCGGTGCGGACGCCGCGCGGGACGCCGTGGCCGCCGTGGCGGGGCTGGCCGCCGGACGGGTGGCGATCGGCACCATCCAGACGCTGACCTGTGTCGACCTCCCCGCCGAACTCGCCGCGTTCCACCAGGACTTCCCCGGCGTCCAGGTGTCCGTGCGGGACGCGACGGTGAGCGAGCTGACGGAGGCGTTGCGCGCCGGGGAGCTGGACCTGGCGTATCTGGCGCCGGACGCGCGGGAGCTGCCCGAGGGGCTGACGGCGTACGCGACCTGGCACGAGGAGCTGGTGCTGATCACCGCGCCGGGGCATCCGCTGGCCGAGGCGGGGCGCACGCTCATCAAGGACCTCGCCGAGGAGCCGTTCGTCGACTTCCGGGCGGGCACGGGCCTGGAGACGGCCGTACGGCGGCTGGCGGCCCACTGCGGCCTGGAGCGCCGGATCACCTGTGACGTCACCCAGGCGGGGCTGCTGGTGGAGCTGGTGCGGGCCGGGATCGGGGTGGCGTTCGTGCCACGGCCGATCGGGGAGCGGGCCGGGCTGCCGTGCGTGGCGATCCGGCAGCCGGAGCCGGGACGCACGGTGGTGCTGGCGGGGCGGGGGGCCAGGCCGCGCAATCCGGCGGCCGGGGCCCTCCTCGATCACCTCACGGGCGCAGCGCCCGCAGCAGCAGGTCGGCCAGGTGGTCGGCGACTTCCTGCGGGCCCATAG
- a CDS encoding class I adenylate-forming enzyme family protein encodes MTHSLYAAKPWVALLSDAQRAPIDPADSLVHALRKAAAEVPDRTFLAYFDGRLGYREVDELSDSVAGYLAARGLERGDRVAILLQNSPHFLLALLGAWKAGATVVPVNPMYKAGEVTHVLRDGEAAALICSDRAWESYLRETAADSPVRIVLTGCELDFQTRDDARVLAFERLPQAADAEDLTAVARAGLKAPEGRDPGPSDIALISYTSGTSGAPKGATNTHANLMYNAERQRTGLELPDAPVYFALAPLFHITGMVCQLGACLNSAGTLVLAYRFEAGVVLDAFAEHGPHYTVGPSTAFMALAAHPDVTRDHFASFRMISSGGAPLPPALVEKFRAAFGPYIRNGYGLTECTAPCASVPPTLEAPVDPVSGTLAVGLPGPDTVVRIVDDQGAEVPFGEQGEIVVRGPQVVPGYWRRPDATAETFPDGELRTGDIGFMDEQGWLYVVDRKKDMINASGFKVWPREVEDVLYTHPAVREAAVVGVPDGYRGETVKAYISLRPGADTDPDELAVYCKERLAAYKYPRQVEILSDLPKTATGKILRRELRSRGQGEQ; translated from the coding sequence GTGACCCACTCCCTGTACGCCGCCAAGCCCTGGGTCGCCCTTCTCAGCGACGCCCAGCGCGCGCCCATCGACCCCGCCGACTCGCTCGTCCACGCGCTGCGCAAGGCGGCCGCCGAGGTACCCGACCGCACCTTCCTCGCCTACTTCGACGGGCGGCTCGGCTACCGCGAGGTCGACGAGCTGAGCGACTCCGTCGCCGGGTATCTCGCCGCCCGCGGCCTGGAGCGCGGCGACCGCGTGGCGATCCTGCTGCAGAACTCCCCGCACTTCCTGCTCGCCCTCCTCGGCGCGTGGAAGGCGGGCGCGACCGTCGTGCCCGTCAACCCCATGTACAAGGCGGGGGAGGTCACCCACGTCCTGCGGGACGGCGAGGCGGCCGCCCTGATCTGCTCCGACCGGGCCTGGGAGTCGTATCTGCGCGAGACGGCCGCCGACTCGCCGGTGCGGATCGTGCTCACCGGGTGCGAGCTGGACTTCCAGACGCGCGACGACGCGCGCGTGCTGGCCTTCGAGCGGCTGCCGCAGGCCGCCGACGCCGAGGACCTGACGGCCGTGGCGCGGGCCGGTCTCAAGGCGCCGGAGGGCCGGGACCCGGGGCCGTCCGACATCGCCCTCATCAGCTACACCTCGGGCACCAGCGGGGCTCCCAAGGGGGCCACCAACACGCACGCCAACCTCATGTACAACGCCGAGCGGCAGCGGACCGGGCTCGAACTGCCCGACGCGCCCGTGTACTTCGCGCTGGCGCCGCTGTTCCACATCACCGGCATGGTCTGCCAGCTCGGCGCCTGTCTGAACAGCGCGGGCACGCTCGTGCTGGCGTACCGCTTCGAGGCGGGGGTCGTGCTCGACGCGTTCGCCGAGCACGGCCCGCACTACACCGTGGGCCCGTCGACGGCCTTCATGGCACTGGCCGCGCACCCGGACGTCACCCGCGACCACTTCGCCTCCTTCCGGATGATCTCCTCCGGCGGTGCCCCGCTGCCGCCCGCGCTGGTGGAGAAGTTCCGGGCCGCCTTCGGGCCGTACATCCGCAACGGCTACGGCCTCACCGAGTGCACCGCCCCCTGCGCCTCCGTGCCGCCCACCCTGGAGGCCCCCGTCGACCCGGTGTCAGGGACGCTGGCCGTGGGCCTGCCGGGGCCCGACACGGTCGTACGGATCGTCGACGACCAGGGCGCCGAGGTGCCCTTCGGCGAACAGGGCGAGATCGTCGTCCGCGGCCCGCAGGTCGTGCCCGGCTACTGGCGCCGCCCCGACGCCACCGCCGAGACCTTCCCCGACGGGGAGCTGCGCACCGGCGACATCGGCTTCATGGACGAACAGGGCTGGCTGTACGTCGTCGACCGCAAGAAGGACATGATCAACGCGTCCGGCTTCAAGGTCTGGCCGCGCGAGGTCGAGGACGTGCTCTACACCCACCCGGCGGTGCGCGAGGCCGCCGTCGTCGGCGTGCCCGACGGCTACCGCGGGGAGACGGTGAAGGCGTACATCAGCCTGCGCCCGGGGGCCGACACGGACCCGGATGAACTCGCGGTGTACTGCAAGGAGAGACTGGCCGCCTACAAATACCCGAGGCAGGTGGAGATACTGTCCGACCTGCCGAAGACGGCGACCGGGAAGATCCTCCGGCGGGAACTGCGTTCCCGCGGGCAGGGCGAGCAGTAG
- a CDS encoding acyl-CoA dehydrogenase, with amino-acid sequence MDFAFDARTEELRAKLLAFMDEYVYPAEAVAEEQRAALASPWDTPAVVEELKAEARRQGLWNLFLPDTEYGAGLTNLQYAPLAEITGRSPQLAPTALNCAAPDTGNMEVLSQFGDEQQKKQWLEPLLAGEIRSAFAMTEPEVASSDATNITTYIERDGDDYVITGRKWYISGAMNPDCKIFIVMGKTDPDGADIRRQQSMVLVPRDTPGVTVKRAMKVFGYEDHYHGGHAEVIFDHVRVPVTNLIGEEGGGFAIAQARLGPGRIHHCMRLIGMAERAIELMCRRAVSRTAFGKALAQQGVVHNWIADARVTVEQLRLLVLKTAWLMDTVGNRGAHTEIQSIKIATPRAVVDIIDRAIQLHGAGGVSQDFPLAELYAGARTLMIADGPDEVHQRSLARRELKKYL; translated from the coding sequence ATGGACTTCGCGTTCGACGCGCGCACCGAGGAACTGCGCGCCAAGCTGCTCGCCTTCATGGACGAGTACGTCTACCCGGCCGAGGCGGTGGCCGAGGAGCAGCGGGCCGCCCTGGCGTCCCCGTGGGACACCCCGGCCGTGGTGGAGGAGCTCAAGGCGGAGGCGCGCAGGCAAGGCCTGTGGAACCTCTTCCTGCCCGACACCGAGTACGGCGCCGGGCTGACCAACCTCCAGTACGCGCCGCTCGCCGAGATCACCGGCCGCTCCCCGCAGTTGGCGCCGACCGCGCTGAACTGCGCGGCGCCGGACACCGGCAACATGGAGGTGCTCTCCCAGTTCGGCGACGAGCAGCAGAAGAAGCAGTGGCTGGAGCCGCTGCTGGCCGGTGAGATCCGCTCGGCGTTCGCGATGACCGAGCCGGAGGTGGCCTCCTCGGACGCCACCAACATCACGACGTACATCGAGCGCGACGGCGACGACTACGTCATCACCGGCCGCAAGTGGTACATCTCCGGGGCGATGAACCCGGACTGCAAGATCTTCATCGTGATGGGCAAGACGGACCCGGACGGCGCGGACATCCGCCGCCAGCAGTCCATGGTGCTGGTCCCGCGCGACACCCCGGGCGTCACCGTCAAGCGAGCGATGAAGGTCTTCGGGTACGAGGACCACTACCACGGCGGCCACGCCGAGGTCATCTTCGACCACGTGCGCGTGCCGGTCACTAATCTCATCGGCGAGGAGGGCGGCGGCTTCGCCATCGCGCAGGCCCGCCTCGGTCCGGGCCGTATCCACCACTGCATGCGGCTGATCGGCATGGCCGAGCGGGCCATCGAGCTGATGTGCCGGCGGGCCGTGTCCCGCACCGCCTTCGGCAAGGCGCTGGCCCAGCAGGGCGTGGTGCACAACTGGATCGCCGACGCGCGCGTGACGGTCGAGCAGCTGCGGCTGCTGGTCCTGAAGACGGCCTGGCTGATGGACACCGTCGGCAACCGGGGCGCCCACACCGAGATCCAGTCCATCAAGATCGCCACGCCGCGCGCGGTGGTCGACATCATCGACCGCGCGATCCAGCTGCACGGGGCGGGCGGCGTCAGCCAGGACTTCCCGCTGGCCGAGCTGTACGCGGGGGCGCGGACGCTGATGATCGCGGACGGCCCGGACGAGGTGCACCAGCGGTCGCTGGCGCGGCGGGAGCTGAAGAAGTACCTCTGA
- a CDS encoding SDR family oxidoreductase, producing MVEAVQGAGVVVTGAGGGIGAALARRFAAEGARVVVNDLDADRAKAVADEIGGVAVPGDASAVVADARAALGGTVDVYCANAGVAFGGPDVADLADAKAWELSWDVNVMAHVRAAHELLPGWLERGSGRFVSTVSAAGLLTMIGAAPYAVTKHGAYAFAEYLSLTYRHRGIKVHAICPQGVRTDMLAATGSAGDLVLKPTAVEPEDVAEALFKGIEEDRFLILPHPEVAAYYQARAAEPDRWLAGMNHIQQKWEEAR from the coding sequence ATGGTGGAAGCCGTGCAGGGTGCTGGTGTCGTCGTCACCGGAGCCGGGGGAGGGATCGGGGCCGCCCTCGCGCGGCGCTTCGCCGCCGAAGGGGCCCGGGTCGTCGTCAACGATCTCGACGCCGACCGGGCCAAGGCCGTCGCCGACGAGATCGGTGGCGTCGCCGTGCCCGGGGACGCTTCCGCCGTCGTCGCCGATGCCCGTGCCGCGCTCGGTGGGACCGTCGACGTCTACTGCGCCAACGCCGGTGTCGCCTTCGGCGGCCCGGACGTGGCCGATCTCGCCGACGCCAAGGCCTGGGAGCTGTCCTGGGACGTCAACGTCATGGCACACGTGCGTGCCGCTCATGAGCTGCTGCCGGGGTGGCTGGAGCGGGGGAGCGGGCGGTTCGTGTCGACCGTGTCCGCGGCCGGACTGCTGACCATGATCGGGGCCGCCCCGTACGCCGTCACCAAGCACGGGGCGTACGCCTTCGCCGAGTACCTGTCGCTGACCTACCGGCACCGCGGGATCAAGGTCCACGCCATCTGCCCCCAGGGCGTGCGCACCGACATGCTCGCCGCCACCGGCAGCGCGGGCGACCTGGTGCTCAAGCCGACCGCGGTCGAGCCGGAGGACGTGGCCGAGGCGCTCTTCAAGGGCATCGAGGAGGACCGCTTCCTGATCCTTCCACACCCCGAGGTCGCCGCCTACTACCAGGCCCGCGCCGCCGAGCCCGACCGCTGGCTGGCCGGCATGAACCACATCCAGCAGAAGTGGGAGGAGGCGCGGTGA
- a CDS encoding exo-beta-N-acetylmuramidase NamZ family protein codes for MRLSRRALLAATTAATSLSSASPASAADRHGKLRTGFERLAADGYALLDGRRVGIVTNPTGITRDARHIVDVMHADRRVNLVAVFGPEHGFRGTAQAGGSEGRYDDPATGLPVYDTYLKSGQPLADVFTASGVDTVVFDIQDVGARFYTYIWTLYDCMEAARLAGKRFVVLDRPNPVTGRSAEGPVLHKEFATFVGRQPISQAHGMTVAELARLFNGEFLTAPVALDTVLMTGWRRAEFYDASALPWVPPSPNMPTPDTALVYSGTCLFEGTNLSEGRGTTRPFELLGAEGIDGRWAAAANELGLPGVHFREAYFAPTFSKFQGKTVGGVQIHVHDRAAYDPVRTGIGLLVTAKRGWAGFAWRSDNWIDKLTGSTQVRTAIDAGADVDDVVAGWREELAVFRRTRKEYLLYR; via the coding sequence ATGCGCCTATCCAGACGAGCACTCCTCGCAGCGACCACGGCAGCAACATCCCTTTCCTCGGCCTCCCCGGCGTCCGCGGCCGACCGCCACGGAAAACTCCGTACCGGCTTCGAACGCCTCGCCGCCGACGGCTACGCCCTCCTCGACGGCCGACGCGTGGGCATCGTCACCAACCCCACCGGCATCACCCGGGACGCCCGCCACATCGTCGACGTCATGCACGCCGACCGTCGGGTGAACCTGGTGGCCGTCTTCGGCCCGGAGCACGGTTTCCGCGGCACCGCGCAGGCCGGCGGCTCCGAGGGCCGCTACGACGACCCCGCCACCGGACTGCCCGTCTACGACACGTACCTGAAGAGCGGTCAGCCTCTCGCCGACGTCTTCACCGCGTCCGGCGTCGACACCGTCGTCTTCGACATCCAGGACGTGGGCGCCCGCTTCTACACGTACATCTGGACGCTCTACGACTGCATGGAGGCGGCCCGGCTGGCCGGGAAGCGGTTCGTGGTGCTCGACCGCCCGAACCCCGTCACCGGACGCTCCGCCGAAGGGCCGGTCCTGCACAAGGAGTTCGCGACCTTCGTGGGCCGGCAGCCGATCTCGCAGGCGCACGGCATGACGGTCGCCGAGCTGGCGCGGCTGTTCAACGGGGAGTTCCTGACCGCGCCCGTCGCGCTGGACACCGTCCTGATGACGGGATGGAGGCGTGCGGAGTTCTACGACGCCTCCGCGCTGCCCTGGGTGCCGCCGAGCCCCAACATGCCGACCCCCGACACCGCGCTCGTGTACTCGGGGACATGTCTCTTCGAGGGCACGAACCTGTCCGAGGGCCGTGGCACCACCCGCCCCTTCGAACTGCTCGGCGCGGAGGGGATCGACGGGCGCTGGGCCGCCGCCGCGAACGAACTCGGGCTGCCGGGCGTGCACTTCAGGGAGGCGTACTTCGCGCCGACGTTCTCCAAGTTCCAGGGCAAGACGGTCGGCGGGGTGCAGATCCATGTGCACGACCGGGCGGCGTACGACCCGGTCCGCACCGGGATCGGGCTGCTGGTGACCGCCAAGCGCGGGTGGGCCGGGTTCGCGTGGCGGTCCGACAACTGGATCGACAAGCTCACCGGTTCCACGCAGGTGCGGACCGCGATCGACGCGGGCGCGGACGTCGACGACGTGGTGGCGGGCTGGCGGGAGGAGCTGGCCGTGTTCCGCCGCACTCGCAAGGAGTACCTGCTGTACAGATGA
- a CDS encoding serine-threonine protein kinase, with product MAEPAMSVSPYWELTFDADGDPDGARRDRLLAGVAEHGVKDLIVFAHGWNNDRSGATRLYSRFFAPIPEFAPHAKLGYVGVVWPSMRFCDEPIPDFPRSVAAETTRRPALDKDTRHALLETFPGRATVIDQLARLLDQQPREDAELEEFGRLVRLLVEVVPAGPQALFGADTLAEGVPQSEPDMFSGSPVGVCEAFARGLAEAEAPDGVTEGFSIPNPWDGAHELLRQATYYAMKRRAGTVGERGLGRVIGQLAAKRPEVRVHLVGHSFGGRLVSFALRGLPEGVRTVKSVTLLQGAFSHYAFAARLPHDARAGGVLHGQQNRIDGPLVCCYSRFDKALSTMYPLASRMAGDAEGAAMDIGRMLGAKWGAMGHDGVQAVPGTRAWKLAEALTTTLPTSGCVNIDAASVVKDGKAPAGAHSDIVHRELAQVVVAAGRIR from the coding sequence ATGGCAGAGCCGGCGATGAGTGTGAGCCCGTACTGGGAACTGACTTTCGACGCGGACGGTGACCCGGACGGCGCACGGCGGGACCGGCTGCTGGCCGGTGTCGCGGAGCACGGCGTCAAGGATCTGATCGTCTTCGCGCACGGCTGGAACAACGACCGTTCGGGGGCGACGAGGCTCTACAGCCGCTTCTTCGCGCCGATCCCCGAGTTCGCGCCGCACGCGAAGCTCGGGTACGTGGGAGTGGTGTGGCCGTCGATGCGGTTCTGCGACGAGCCGATCCCGGACTTCCCGAGGTCGGTGGCGGCCGAGACCACGCGGCGGCCGGCGCTGGACAAGGACACCCGGCACGCGCTGCTGGAGACCTTCCCCGGCCGGGCCACCGTGATCGACCAGCTCGCGCGGCTGCTGGACCAGCAGCCGCGCGAGGACGCCGAGTTGGAGGAGTTCGGGCGGCTGGTGCGGCTGCTGGTCGAGGTGGTGCCCGCGGGGCCGCAGGCGCTGTTCGGGGCGGACACCCTCGCGGAGGGGGTGCCGCAGAGCGAGCCGGACATGTTCTCCGGGTCTCCGGTCGGGGTGTGCGAGGCCTTCGCGCGGGGGCTCGCCGAGGCCGAGGCGCCGGACGGCGTGACGGAGGGGTTCTCGATCCCCAATCCCTGGGACGGGGCGCACGAGTTGCTCCGGCAGGCGACGTACTACGCGATGAAACGGCGCGCCGGCACGGTCGGTGAGCGGGGGCTCGGGCGGGTCATCGGGCAGCTCGCCGCCAAGCGCCCGGAAGTGCGGGTGCATCTCGTCGGGCACAGCTTCGGCGGGCGCCTGGTGTCGTTCGCGCTGCGCGGGCTGCCCGAGGGGGTGCGCACGGTGAAGTCGGTGACGCTGCTCCAAGGGGCTTTCTCCCACTACGCGTTCGCCGCCCGGCTGCCGCACGACGCGCGCGCGGGCGGGGTGCTGCACGGGCAGCAGAACCGCATCGACGGCCCGCTGGTGTGCTGCTACTCCCGCTTCGACAAGGCGCTGAGCACCATGTATCCACTGGCCTCGCGCATGGCCGGGGACGCGGAGGGGGCCGCCATGGACATCGGGCGGATGCTGGGCGCCAAGTGGGGGGCGATGGGGCACGACGGGGTGCAGGCGGTGCCCGGCACGCGCGCGTGGAAGCTCGCCGAGGCGCTCACCACCACGCTGCCGACGTCCGGGTGCGTGAACATCGACGCGGCGTCGGTGGTGAAGGACGGCAAGGCGCCGGCCGGGGCGCACAGCGACATCGTGCACCGGGAGCTGGCGCAGGTGGTGGTGGCGGCGGGCCGCATCCGCTGA
- a CDS encoding TetR/AcrR family transcriptional regulator, with translation MARTNDGDGTPVPQRLLAAATRLFAEQGYDRTSVQEIVEAAGVTKGALYHYFGSKDDLLHEVYARVLRVQQERLDAFANADEPIEKRLRGAAADVVVTTIENLDDASIFFRSMHHLSLEKNKQVRAERRRYHERFRALVEEGQESGVFSKATPADLVVDYHFGSVHHLSTWYRPDGPMGPQEVADHLADLLLRALRP, from the coding sequence GTGGCCAGGACGAACGACGGGGACGGTACGCCCGTCCCACAGCGGCTGCTGGCCGCCGCCACCCGGCTCTTCGCCGAGCAGGGCTACGACCGCACCTCCGTGCAGGAGATCGTCGAGGCGGCCGGCGTCACCAAGGGGGCGCTCTACCACTACTTCGGCTCCAAGGACGACCTCCTGCACGAGGTGTACGCGCGCGTGCTGCGCGTCCAGCAGGAGCGCCTCGACGCCTTCGCGAACGCCGACGAGCCGATCGAGAAGCGCCTCAGAGGTGCGGCGGCGGACGTCGTCGTGACCACCATCGAGAACCTCGACGACGCGTCGATCTTCTTCCGCTCGATGCACCATCTGAGCCTGGAGAAGAACAAGCAGGTGCGCGCCGAGCGCCGGCGCTACCACGAGCGCTTCCGCGCGCTGGTGGAGGAGGGCCAGGAGAGCGGGGTCTTCTCCAAGGCGACCCCGGCCGACCTGGTCGTGGACTACCACTTCGGCTCCGTCCACCACCTGTCCACCTGGTACCGCCCCGACGGCCCTATGGGCCCGCAGGAAGTCGCCGACCACCTGGCCGACCTGCTGCTGCGGGCGCTGCGCCCGTGA